CAGCAAAAAGAAAGACATCCAGAATGCCGGTATGAGTAAGAAGCTCATGCTCAAACAATTTCGACAGTAGTTGTGGAATAAGCCTTCATGACCTTTTTGGCTATCTGCAAACTGTCATAGTTATGCTGCACAAAATCAGAAGCGCGACGGCCCATGACTTCAAGTCGGCCATTTTGATTGGAGCACCATTTGACAGCTTCTATTAATTCTGAGGGATTGTCTCCAATGAGGATTTCCTGCTCGTGGGTAGCCTCGATCCCTTCCAGGCCAACCGTTGTGGTCAGTACGACTTTACCCAGCGCCATCCCTTCGAGGATCTTAGCCCTCATACCGCTCCCGGACAATAAAGGCACCACCATGATACTATGACCGTTGATAAAAGCTGAGGCATCCTCCACTTCTCCGTGGACGACAATATTTTTCTTTTTTAAATTTTTCAACCAGTCGGGAGTATTCCGCCCGGCAATATGCAATTCCAGGTCGGGTATTTCCTTTTGCATTTTTCCCCAGGTATGTTTTAGAAACCATTTCAGTCCCTCAATATTCGGCATCCAGTCCAATGAGCCTATAAAGGAAAGCGAAAGATTTTTCCGGAAACTGTCAAAGTCTGCCTTATATTCTGTGCTGTCGAGTCCTATGGGCACCACAACGGATTTTCCAGTGTACCCCATCTGCTTGAAAATACCAAGGTCACGATGAGTAATCGGCATCAGGATATCGTACTGGCGGAGCATCCTGGTTTCAAACTTTTGCAATTTGCCGGAAAGGTATCTAAGATATATTTTTTTGGGAACCGACTGGGTGTTTTTTGTAATCCGCTTCCATATTTCGGACTCCACATTATGCGCCCTCATAGAGATTTTAGCATCGGAGTATTTTCTGATAACGGGAATATAAGGAGCGAGGTAAAGCGTTTCCAACTGAATGACATCAAAGGAAGTTCTTTTCAATAATTTAATCAGGGCTCTCTCAAATTCTCTGGAAACGTAACGAGAAATATGAAAAGACTTTTGCGAAAAAAGGTTCAGGAAGGCATCTTTAAGCTTGATGGTATTATCAATATCCACCGTGATGATTTCATCGTATTGATCAAAAGGGGAAGGTTCCCGTTTCAAATCATAATAGTGTTTTTTCGTATTCATTGCCAATAACGTCAGGTCCGCACCAAGATCTTTCAGAGACCTGCTCAGGTTATTGATCGCTATGGACTCACCATCCTTCAACGGATAAGGAAATTTTTTACATACTTGAAGGATTCTCATATTTTTTCACTTTAATGTCCTTTTCTAAAACGTATTTACAGGTTTCAGTCTATTGGTCATTCAGGGTTTTTTTGCAGTATAATCGACAATAAGATAAAAGATACGCTCAAATGACCACCTATTTATTCGACCACAAAAAGGTTATTCGCGGCATCGACATCAGCCATACGGCCCGACGGATCAATCTCAATGGAATTTATATCTTGCATCCGGGCCGGGATGATGAACTCATATTGAGGGTTCGTCCAGGGCCAGTCGGGCAGATCGATTTGTTTAATATCAACAGACTCCTGGGGTTTGTTACCCCTCATAATCCTTAATGCGGCGTTATAAACTTCCTTTTTTCCATCTTTATAAGTAACCATAACATCGACCGGCATAGGCATTAACCCTTTTCTTTCCAAAGTCACCCTGGTGCCATTTTTTACTTCTTCCACTTTATTGATCGAATAATCGATGGTATAAGTGGTGTTGATCCAGTACTCCCGATACCAGTCCAGTTCTAGTCCGGAAATGGTTTCCATCACCCGGATAAAATCGTTGGCATTGGGATGTTTATAGGCCCATTGGGCATGGTAGGCCAGCATTCCCTTATCAAAAGCTGATTGCCCAATAATATACTCGAGTTGGTGTAAAAATATAGCGCCTTTAACATAAGCCCCCACACTATAGGCCGAATTGGTTTGAAAATGATCGGCATGAGTGATCAGGGGCTCTTCATACCCGCTTTGGGCAAATCCGACATAAGCCGTGTAAGTTCCACGATGTGGATCATCCACTGCCTCGCCACCAATCAGGCCTTTTTCTTTCAGGTAATTCATAATGACGGCAGAGGCATAACTCGTAAACCCTTCATCCATCCATGCGTACAGACTTTCGTTGGTTCCCAGCATCATCTGGTACCAGCTGTGCATCAATTCATGAACAGAGACGCCCACGAGGCTTCCAAGGCCCCTGTTGCCGGTAATCAGGGTAGCCATTGGGTATTCCATACCTCCGTCGCCTCCCTGGATGAAGGAATAGTGAGCATAACCATATTTTCCGTATTTCGGTTGAGCAAAGGCAAATACTTCAGCCATTATAGCCGGAAGCTTTTCCCATGCATCCTGGATCTTTTCATCATTCTGATAAAAAAAATGAAGCGTGAGATCCTGCCCGGGAACCTTAAATTCGGTGTGTTTATAATCACGGTCGGCGGCCCATACGAAATCGGGAACATTCTTGGCCACGAAATGCCAGGTCAGTTTTTTGCTTTTGGTCAAAGGCTTCATGGGGGTGCCTTCATAACCATAACCAATTTCTGTCTTACCGTTTACCAGGTAACCTGTTCCTCCGATGATGTAATCGCTGTCCATGGAAATTTTCACATCAAAATCACCCCAAACCCCGTAAAATTCCCTGGCTATATATGGGTTGGCGTGCCACCCCTGTTCATCGTATTCACACAATTTGGGATACCATTGCGACATGGAATAATCAATGCCCTCTGCATTATCCCTTCCTGAACGTCGAATCTGCACGGGAACCTGGGAATGAAATTCCATCTTAAAGGTTGTCTTTTCTCCGGGCTGTATGGGCCTGGCCAGGTCAACTTCGAGAATGGTGCCTTCTACATGGTATTTTAAGGGGACGCCATCCTGAGTCAGTGTTTTTATCTGGCAAAAACCGATCTCTTCATCGGTCAGTTTATGAATTTCGGAACTCATTCTTCTATCCGGATCCTTGATATTTTGGGAACGGATATCCATCATACTGTTCGGTTGAAAAGCATTAAAATACAAATGATAAAAAACCCGGTTCAATACATCGGGAGAATGGTTGGTGTATACGAGGGTTTGCTCCCCTTCAAATTGATGTTTCCGTACGTCAAAATCAATGTCCATGGAATAATCCACCGCCTGTTGCCAATAAACGCGTTGTCCGAAAACATTAATAACAGTGAATAAAAATATTGGAATTAAAAATTTCCTCATCATAGAAAGTTGCTTTTTTTAGTGATCACTAGACGGGGTATATTAAATTGCGAATTGGTAATCAAAGTAAAATTCGTCATGCGTCAATTATAATGGAAGGCTTATTTCCAACCGGCTTCCTTCATCATTGTTTTGGCCCGTTCCAAATTTTCTGCAGCGCCGGAAAAGTCCAATTCAATTTCAGAAAAACCTCCTATATCAAGAATAAAACCACTGGGTAAAGTGAATACATTTACCGGGTATTCAAAAGTGAGATCGCAATAGTATTCTTGGTTTTTTTTGGAAATCAGGTAGTCAATGAACATTAAAGCATCCCCCCTGTGCTTGGTATTGCTCGTCAACCCCAGTGAAACGAGGTTGTAATAACTTTTCATATTGCTGTCATAAGGAATTTTTACGCCCACTTTGTTTCCCGTCTCAAAATTTTCAGTGCTTCCTGAATTAGTCCAGCGAACATATTGAGAAGCATTTAATAACGAAATTTCTCCTTGACCTTCAGCAACGGCTCTGATTACTGCTTGAGTATTTTCAACAGGGTCAATGGCCAGGTTATTGACCAGGCCTCGCAACCATAACCGGGTGGTGGCTTCTCCTTGTTCGGCGATCATCGTAGCCACCAAAAACTGATTATCTTTATTGGATGCTTTTGACAGGATAACCCTGCCGTTCCAATAGGGACCTGTTATATCTTTATAAACATTGACCACACTGGGTTTAGGTACGGCCACTTTATTGCAACCATAACCCATGGCATATTTGGTAAAACCAGCCCAATACCCTTCATTATCCGTATTCCTGGAAGGCATCGCATGAGCCACTGAGTCTGTTGAAAATGGTTGCAAAACTCCGGCAGCCTTAACCGCATACATATCCACGAGATTATCAAGTAAAACGACATCGGCTGCTGTTTTCTGTCCCTCCTTTTTAAGTCGCTTAACCATAGCATCCGGGGAATCCATCACTACTTTGACTTTAATCCCTTTACGCTCCTCAAAGGTGCTGATCAATTGCTTTTCCATCGTTCCGTATCGGACGGTATACAAGGTAAGCTGCCCCTTCTTGGTGGTTATACCGCCAGAGTTCTTGTCAGCCCCCCCGGTGTTATCCCCGGTACAAGAAGACACCAAAGCAAGTACCCCAAAAAGGAGCAAAAAATATTTAGCTGATTTCCACAAATTTGGAATCGATTTCAATACTATTTTAACCATTTTAGTCTATTCTGATTAGAGCAAAGTATGGGTTCCGGACAATATGTCCTTTAAAATGAACTCATCCTTAAACTTAAGTATGCTCTGCAAATGTAAAATTTTTCCGGCTAAATAAGTCTAATCCGGCCTCATTAACTAACTCATTGCAATTATTTGCCGTCTGAATCGTAATTTCATGGAAGGTTTTATATTTTTGTTCCTACAAAAAAGAAAAGATATATGTCAAATAAAATTAATTTTCGTTCCGGAGTACTCATTCTGATGGTTTTTATTGCGGCATTCAGTCGTCTGATTCCTCACCCGCCAAACTTTACACCCATCGGCGGGATGGCTCTTTTTGGCGCTGCTTATTTTTCGAAAAAATACCTCAGTTTTATCGTTCCGTTGGCTGCCATGTGGCTGAGTGACCTCTTTTACAACAACCTGATCCTGCCCAATCAGTTTCCTGAATATTACAGTGGCTTTCAGCTGGTGGGCAGTTTGTGGGTTTATGGGGCCATAGCCCTGACCGTTTTTATCGGGTTCAAACTCCTGAAGGATGTAAAAGTCACCAATGTGGCTGTAGCGGCCCTGATTGGTGCTGTTGCTTTCTACCTGATCACCAATTTTGGGGTGTGGGCCACCGGGCTTACCTATCCTAAAACGGGTGCCGGCCTATTGGCTTGTTATGCCGCGGGGATTCCTTTTTTCGGTTATACTTTATTAGGCAACCTCTTATACAGCGCCGTACTCTTTGGTGCTTTTGAATGGGCGGGACGGAAAGTGCCTGCTTTACAGCAATAAAAAAACCTTCGTCTATTAACAAAAAAGGCACCTTCGATCATCGGAGGTGCCTTTTTTGATTTGATCTCGGAAAAGCATATTATTCCACCCACATCAATCCAGCAATAATGTAATTTTATTATTAAACGGTTCTAACTCGACACTTCCAGTAACCTCCATCAGTTCAATATTAGCAATCGAATAAGTACAGTTACAGCTTCCTTGATTATCGATTTTCAATTCAATTTCCACCCCTCCTGCAAATTGATTTCCTGCTCGATAGATCCCGTATATTACAGTATAGTATTCAGATGTATTTCCATTACAATTAATTGAATTGATTATTTTCGCAATTAATGGACTCTCTCCATATTCAATTGACAAACTAGATTGTTGGCTGGGCGTAATCTCTTTTTTTATTAAATAAAAATTGTCTGCACTTTGTGCCAACGAAATATCTTCCAGTGAAATGGAATCCAAGACGAATATCTTCAATTCATTGTCTCCCGGTACCCCGTAACAATCCTTATGGCAACAGCAAAAAAGAACCGGGAATAAAATTATGATAATGGCGAAAATGTTCTTTTTCATAAGGTTTAAACTTTATACCTGATGCAATATTTTTTTGCTTTTTGTATTTAACGTTTATATGAAAAGCTTTACCTTATTCATTTTTATCTTATTGTGCTTCATTTCAAAAGGACTGTCTCAGGCCTATGCCGATTTCACCATTCAAGTCAGCCCGCAATACAGTAAATTTGATCATATCACTCAAGGGGAAGTTCTGCCAAACTCCTTTTGCCCCGGACTTTTTATCGGATCAGAATTAGGGGTATTCTTTTGCCAAGCCGTCAAACTTACTATTGGATATGGATATGCATTACAGGAAAATACCTTGCAAAGGGGGCAATATCCTTTTATAATAGAAAGTGATCACCATATTTTTGCCGGTTCACTGGATTACACCTTTTTAAAGGACAAACAGATACGGTTTTTCACAGGTAGTGGTTTTCAATTAAGAAAGAAAAGGCTGGAACATATCATTTACGACCCGTCTGGTCATATTATAGATGACCATTTAGGCGATTTGAATCACCATATTTTGATCAGGGCAGGTGGCAACTATTATTTTTATAAAAATGCTTACTTGAGAATCCTGCTCCAGGCAGAACTACCTGTCCTCAAATCAGACGTGAGCAATGCTACGCTAATCGGAGCACATCTCGGCATAGGAATAAAATTCGATGTAAAAAAAACCATAAACCGCTTCCTCTATTGATCACCGTCCACCGTTAGCCGTTTACCTCACATTATAACCTTTTCACTTTAACCTTTAGTCTTTTCATCTTTCTTCTGCTGCTCCTCCGGGTACTCAATCCGCACATGATACACCGATTTCATGATGTTTTTGAACACCTTGATGATCTCTTCCAATTCGCGGAAACTGATCTCGGAATCTTCCAGCTGGCCGTTGCTGATCTTACCATCGACAATTTTATCGATGAAGTCAAAAAGCTCCTGTTCTGTGGGATTTTTCAGGCTTTTGCAGGCGGCTTCAATAGAGTCGGCAATCATCATGATCGTATGCTCCTTGGTGGTGGGCTTAGGGCCAGGATAGCGGAACATAGATTCATCCACCTCCTCATCAGGATAGTCTTTGAGGTAATTGCGGTAAAAATATTCAACCCTGGTGGTTCCATGATGGGTGGCTATAAAATCTATGATCACCTGTGGCAATTTGGCTTTTTTCGCCATTTTGATCCCTTCGGTAACGTGTTCGATGATGATCCGGGCGCTTTCAACGTCTGAAATAGCATCGTGCGGGCTCTTCCCCTGGTTGTTCTCAATGAAAAATCCGGGTTGGAGAATTTTCCCTATATCATGGTACAAGGCCGCCACTTTTACCAGGAGTTCATTGGCTCCGATTTTAATGGCTGCCGCTTCCGAAAGGTTGCTTACCTGGAGGGAATGTTGCATGGTTCCCGGAGCTTTCAGTGACAGTTCCTTCAACAATGGCTTGTTCATGTCCGAAAGCTCCATCAGCGTAATGGAAGACGTAAAGCCAAACAGCCTTTCCAACAAGGGCACTAATGGATAAGCCAATAAAGTAAGGAAGACATTTAGGAACAACCAGGTATAAACCGACCAATCGATCTTACTGAACTCTCCCTCTTCAATCAGGGCCAATCCCAGGTAAGCAATGGCATAACTCGCAAACAGGTAAATCATGGAATAAAAGAACCGCGTCCAGTCGCGGGTATCCACATTGCTGACGATAACGACAATGCCCGCCAGCACTTGCATCAAGGTAAATTCGTACCCCAGGGAAGACAGGAAACTCGCAATAAGCACTACCACAATATGGGTGATCAGAGCCAGCCGGGCATTAAAAAAATTCTTTATGATAATTGGAACAATACAGAAGGGAATTAAATAGGAACTCAACACATCTGTCTGCTCCACCACATAAACCAGGTAACTAAAAAGCACCAGCCACATGAACACAAAAAACAAATGATGAAACTGGCCGTAAATGTTTGTGGCGTAATTTTTCAGGTAAAGGAAAAAGACCAAAACGATCAATGTGGTGAGCAGAAAGTACCCCGCCAGTACCCATATATATTTTTTCTTACTGCTGACTTCCTTTTCAAATTCATATTTAAAAGACAATAATTTCGGGTACACATCCTTGGCAACATAACCGCCTTTGGGGATGATCAATTCACCTTTGCGCACTAACCCGCGGGAAGTGGAAATAGAAGACAACAGCTCCTGTTTGAATTTTTGGGTAAGTGTATCATTATAAAAAAGATTCGGAACGATGGCTGTTTCAAGCAGGGGAAAAAGAAAATCAGGTTCCTTCAGAGGGCTGTACGGAAGAGAATCACTCAACATATTGGTGGCCGTCTGTACCGTATAAATATTTTCAATGGTTTGCTGGTAACTCGTATTGCCTTTGATGATATTGATGACATAATCCTCGCCCTTTTCCTGGTGTTGGGTTTCCAGTAGAATAATGCCCCGCTTAAACAACCGATCCAGTAAACCCTCGGCATAATCCCGGTAGCGATCCGGTTGTTTGATCACATCCTCAAATTGCCCCGATTCCTTGACCAGGGCAAGCTGTTTATCGAAATTTTCCGCGAAGGATCGTTTCTGATTTTTAACCAGGTTGAGCTGCATTTCGTAATAAGGAGAAAAATCTTTTTCCAATTCCTTTCGCTCACTGGTGATCTCTGCTTCCGTTTTTCGAATGGCAAAATCAAAAGGTGCAATCAGGTCCTCGTAACGCCAGGCTTCACCTTCCTGGAACTTGTACTTAAATTTAAGATTGTTGGGAAACAAAAAACTTATCGCAGCTACTATACCTAAGAGCATCACATACCGGAAAAATCCGGGTAGTTTCGATAATATCGTGGCAAGATTTTTTTCCATATCCCAAAGATATACACCCCAAAAGAAAATCTTCGCATACGCATGGAAGGAATTTAAGATTAATTTACCCCTTTGTGGTTGATTTTACTAATTTTTGATAAAACCCAGGTTTTATTTTCGGGCTAATAGAGGACTATTTCAATAATTTTTGCAGTTCCCAGTAAATTAACCCCTCTTAACAATACAATCAAACAGATTGCAGGCAATGATTTTAGGGTGATCCCATATTTGTCGATAAAAAATTCTCCTCCTTTGTTTCGAAATTAATAATCAGTATCGATATCGCTTTGGAATATTTTTTTATTTTTACCAAATAGTTTCACTCATTTCGTCCATGACAAATAATGGCCCTTTTTAATAGAAAACAGGGATAACAAAACGAAAAACTAATTTCGAAAACAGCAGGCGTTTCAGGCTATCCTCGTTTTCGGTTCCTGCCTTCTAAAAAAATGTTGCAAAGATCATTCCCCAATCAATGAACATCCAGGTTTCATTAAAACTTTCCGCTTCAAAAACGAAAAAACTAGAAACATGAAAAAATTAATGCTCCTCTTAATTAGCCTTATCCTTTTTACAAATCTCCATGCCCAATTTACACAAACTGTTAGAGGTTCGATTGTCGACAAAGAATCCAAATTTCCTATTTTCGGGGCCAATGCCATCATCAAATTGGATGACGGACAATTTTTTGGAGCGGTAACCGATATGGACGGCAATTTCCGCCTGGAAAATGTACCCGTTGGACGTCGATCCCTTTCCCTGTCCTTCATCGGCTACAAGGACATCGTTATGGATAATGTGATCATCAGCTCCGGGAAGGAAGTGGTCCTCAATATTGAAATGGAAGAGTCCTCAACGGTACTTGAAGAAGTGATCGTTTATGCCCAGCGCAACGGAGAGGTTCGCAATGAAATGGCGACGGTTAGCGCCCGGCAATTCAGCGTTTCCGAAACCGACCGCTACGCCGGCAGCCGAGGGGATCCGGGCCGCATGGCTTCCAACTTCGCCGGCGTCCAGGGAGCCGATGATTCCCGGAATGACATCATCATTCGGGGTAACTCCCCACTTGGCGTCCTGTGGCGACTGGAAGGGGTAAATATCCCCAACCCCAATCACTTTGCCATCCCCGGTACAGGAGGAGGCCCGGTAACCGTGCTCAACAATAAATTCCTGGCCAATTCAGACTTTTTCACCGGGGCATTCCCGGCCGAATTCGGGAACAGCATCGCCGGAGCTTTTGACCTAAAAATGCGTAACGGGAACAATCAAACCCGCGAAATGAGTGCCCAATTGGGCTTTTTGGGGACTGAACTCATGGCTGAAGGACCGATCTCCAAAGAAAAAAAATCTTCCTACCTGGCGATGTATCGCTATTCAACCCTAAAGCTCTTTAGTTTTCTCGGTATAAAAATCGGAACAGATGCGGTGCCTCAATACCAGGATGCCGCTTTCCGGATCAACTTCCCGGGAAAAAACTCGAGCAATCTTGCCTTTTGGGGAATTGGCGGCTTAAGTAATGTGGATATTCTCATTAGTGACCAAAAGGTCCCTGATACCGAAACCGACCTGTTTAGTGATAACGACCGGGATCAGTATTTCGGATCAAAAATAGGCGTAATGGGAATTACCTACACCCGCCCGGTGGATAAAAACACTTTCGTCAAAGCGACGGTTTCCGCCTCTGGCCAACAGGTACTCGCTGATCATAATTTTATCTTCAGAAGAGTGGAAGCCAATGCATTCGTTTATGATTCCATTCCTCATCACATGAGTTATGACTTCACGGAATCCAAATTTTCCTTCAATGCCTTCGTAAACAGAAAAATCGGCCAAAGAAGCACCCTGAAATTCGGCATTAATGCAGATATGAACAAATACTTGTATATCGACAGTATCCGGAATGTCATCTTTCTTCCTGACGGCAGCAAAGACCTCGACCCCAACTGGACTTACAGGTGGAACGCGAGAGGGACGGCTCTCCTGCTTCAGCCTTTCTTACACTGGAAACACAGCCTCAGTGAAAATCTAACCCTAACGGCCGGGCTGACCAGTTTGATTTACACCTTCAATAAAAACAGCATCTCCCCTATCGAACCGAGGCTTGGATTGTCTTATGACCTGCCACGAGGACAACGACTGAGTTTTGGTTATGGTTTTCACTCACAAACCCAATCGGGCTATATTTATCATTACTCCAGCCAGGCTATCGGA
This sequence is a window from Lewinellaceae bacterium. Protein-coding genes within it:
- a CDS encoding glycosyltransferase yields the protein MRILQVCKKFPYPLKDGESIAINNLSRSLKDLGADLTLLAMNTKKHYYDLKREPSPFDQYDEIITVDIDNTIKLKDAFLNLFSQKSFHISRYVSREFERALIKLLKRTSFDVIQLETLYLAPYIPVIRKYSDAKISMRAHNVESEIWKRITKNTQSVPKKIYLRYLSGKLQKFETRMLRQYDILMPITHRDLGIFKQMGYTGKSVVVPIGLDSTEYKADFDSFRKNLSLSFIGSLDWMPNIEGLKWFLKHTWGKMQKEIPDLELHIAGRNTPDWLKNLKKKNIVVHGEVEDASAFINGHSIMVVPLLSGSGMRAKILEGMALGKVVLTTTVGLEGIEATHEQEILIGDNPSELIEAVKWCSNQNGRLEVMGRRASDFVQHNYDSLQIAKKVMKAYSTTTVEIV
- a CDS encoding M1 family metallopeptidase, which gives rise to MMRKFLIPIFLFTVINVFGQRVYWQQAVDYSMDIDFDVRKHQFEGEQTLVYTNHSPDVLNRVFYHLYFNAFQPNSMMDIRSQNIKDPDRRMSSEIHKLTDEEIGFCQIKTLTQDGVPLKYHVEGTILEVDLARPIQPGEKTTFKMEFHSQVPVQIRRSGRDNAEGIDYSMSQWYPKLCEYDEQGWHANPYIAREFYGVWGDFDVKISMDSDYIIGGTGYLVNGKTEIGYGYEGTPMKPLTKSKKLTWHFVAKNVPDFVWAADRDYKHTEFKVPGQDLTLHFFYQNDEKIQDAWEKLPAIMAEVFAFAQPKYGKYGYAHYSFIQGGDGGMEYPMATLITGNRGLGSLVGVSVHELMHSWYQMMLGTNESLYAWMDEGFTSYASAVIMNYLKEKGLIGGEAVDDPHRGTYTAYVGFAQSGYEEPLITHADHFQTNSAYSVGAYVKGAIFLHQLEYIIGQSAFDKGMLAYHAQWAYKHPNANDFIRVMETISGLELDWYREYWINTTYTIDYSINKVEEVKNGTRVTLERKGLMPMPVDVMVTYKDGKKEVYNAALRIMRGNKPQESVDIKQIDLPDWPWTNPQYEFIIPARMQDINSIEIDPSGRMADVDAANNLFVVE
- a CDS encoding extracellular solute-binding protein gives rise to the protein MVKIVLKSIPNLWKSAKYFLLLFGVLALVSSCTGDNTGGADKNSGGITTKKGQLTLYTVRYGTMEKQLISTFEERKGIKVKVVMDSPDAMVKRLKKEGQKTAADVVLLDNLVDMYAVKAAGVLQPFSTDSVAHAMPSRNTDNEGYWAGFTKYAMGYGCNKVAVPKPSVVNVYKDITGPYWNGRVILSKASNKDNQFLVATMIAEQGEATTRLWLRGLVNNLAIDPVENTQAVIRAVAEGQGEISLLNASQYVRWTNSGSTENFETGNKVGVKIPYDSNMKSYYNLVSLGLTSNTKHRGDALMFIDYLISKKNQEYYCDLTFEYPVNVFTLPSGFILDIGGFSEIELDFSGAAENLERAKTMMKEAGWK
- a CDS encoding HDIG domain-containing protein; this encodes MEKNLATILSKLPGFFRYVMLLGIVAAISFLFPNNLKFKYKFQEGEAWRYEDLIAPFDFAIRKTEAEITSERKELEKDFSPYYEMQLNLVKNQKRSFAENFDKQLALVKESGQFEDVIKQPDRYRDYAEGLLDRLFKRGIILLETQHQEKGEDYVINIIKGNTSYQQTIENIYTVQTATNMLSDSLPYSPLKEPDFLFPLLETAIVPNLFYNDTLTQKFKQELLSSISTSRGLVRKGELIIPKGGYVAKDVYPKLLSFKYEFEKEVSSKKKYIWVLAGYFLLTTLIVLVFFLYLKNYATNIYGQFHHLFFVFMWLVLFSYLVYVVEQTDVLSSYLIPFCIVPIIIKNFFNARLALITHIVVVLIASFLSSLGYEFTLMQVLAGIVVIVSNVDTRDWTRFFYSMIYLFASYAIAYLGLALIEEGEFSKIDWSVYTWLFLNVFLTLLAYPLVPLLERLFGFTSSITLMELSDMNKPLLKELSLKAPGTMQHSLQVSNLSEAAAIKIGANELLVKVAALYHDIGKILQPGFFIENNQGKSPHDAISDVESARIIIEHVTEGIKMAKKAKLPQVIIDFIATHHGTTRVEYFYRNYLKDYPDEEVDESMFRYPGPKPTTKEHTIMMIADSIEAACKSLKNPTEQELFDFIDKIVDGKISNGQLEDSEISFRELEEIIKVFKNIMKSVYHVRIEYPEEQQKKDEKTKG
- a CDS encoding TonB-dependent receptor, which codes for MKKLMLLLISLILFTNLHAQFTQTVRGSIVDKESKFPIFGANAIIKLDDGQFFGAVTDMDGNFRLENVPVGRRSLSLSFIGYKDIVMDNVIISSGKEVVLNIEMEESSTVLEEVIVYAQRNGEVRNEMATVSARQFSVSETDRYAGSRGDPGRMASNFAGVQGADDSRNDIIIRGNSPLGVLWRLEGVNIPNPNHFAIPGTGGGPVTVLNNKFLANSDFFTGAFPAEFGNSIAGAFDLKMRNGNNQTREMSAQLGFLGTELMAEGPISKEKKSSYLAMYRYSTLKLFSFLGIKIGTDAVPQYQDAAFRINFPGKNSSNLAFWGIGGLSNVDILISDQKVPDTETDLFSDNDRDQYFGSKIGVMGITYTRPVDKNTFVKATVSASGQQVLADHNFIFRRVEANAFVYDSIPHHMSYDFTESKFSFNAFVNRKIGQRSTLKFGINADMNKYLYIDSIRNVIFLPDGSKDLDPNWTYRWNARGTALLLQPFLHWKHSLSENLTLTAGLTSLIYTFNKNSISPIEPRLGLSYDLPRGQRLSFGYGFHSQTQSGYIYHYSSQAIGNDPQEYNLDLGLTKSHHLVLSYNLPLAENTRLKAETYYQYLYDIPVEIQKSSFSLVNSGSGFSRFFPNPLENGGTGRNFGIELTLERFFSGSYYFLITGSLFDSKYKGSDGVLRNTSFNGHYGLNALVAKEFSFNKQSTLNIGGKVTYAGGRWYGPVDEAASAQQLDVVYQSEGMNTIQFDPYFRVDAKINYLWNRQKVTHEFAIDFVNIFNIKNILTLSYAPDHPSGNPIREEYQLGFLPLFYYKLDF